One part of the Carassius auratus strain Wakin unplaced genomic scaffold, ASM336829v1 scaf_tig00217679, whole genome shotgun sequence genome encodes these proteins:
- the LOC113102074 gene encoding cold shock domain-containing protein E1-like isoform X5: protein MGSPWKGFVEFTLPASPPAAFLSADLNSTSPIGLSLSPYGRSMSFDPSLLHNNGHGGFANGTSMGIRETGVVEKLLASYGFIQCSERQARLFFHCSQYNGNLQELKIGDDVEFEVSSDRRTGKPIAVKLVKIKAEMLPEERISGQVGPDLHASPLTVLHGFIHPVVSAIPSHLDGKSAPGQVPTGSVCYERNGEVFYLTYTPDDIEGNVTLDTGDKVNFYMESNKHTGAVSAHNIVLVKKKQSRCQGVVCATKEAFGFIERGDVVKEIFFHYSEFKGDLEALQAGDDVEFSIKERNGKEVATDVRLLPQGTVIFEDISIETFEGTVNKVIPKVPNKNQNDPLPGRISARINFTDKELLFGEKDSKSKVTLLEGDHVQFNISTDRRDKLERATNIDILPDTFHFTKEAREMGVIAAMRDGFGFIKCVDRDARMFFHFSEVLEESQLHISDEVEFTVVPDMLSAQRNHAVRIKKLPKGTVSFHTQSELRFMGVVEKEAVPATTNKNSSPSKGKEKVKVEKDAEEGSIAYEESGVKSTIPYYIKDLEGGAYPQLGDKVEFSISEVKRTGQQSAVSLKILNRAAGTKRLLGYIATLKDNFGFIETANHDQEIFFHYSEVCGDVDNMDLGDTVEYTLSKGKGNKISAEKVTKVAAVNGVEEDASNTMFLGKVVRPLRSVDPSQNDYQGLIEITEEDTSPGVSKGQSYPFGIVGMANKGDCLQKGEMVKFQLCTVAQTGQKMACNIVPQRRALVECVKDQFGFITYEVGESKKLFFHVKEVQDGLELQAGDEVEFSVILNQRTGKCSACNVRRVSEGPKPVATPRPDRLVNRLKSITLDDTNAPRLVIIRQPRGPDIQRASM from the exons ATGGGTAGTCCCTGGAAAGGTTTTGTCGAGTTTACCTTGCCGGCATCGCCACCTGCAGCATTCCTTAGCGCTGACCTGAACAGCACCTCGCCCATCGGGCTCAGCCTGTCACCCTACGGCCGATCT ATGAGTTTTGACCCCAGTCTGCTGCATAATAATGGCCATGGTGGCTTTGCCAATGGAACGAGCATGGGAATTCGTGAGACTGGAGTGGTTGAAAAACTGCTAGCATCATACGGCTTCATTCAGTGCTCTGAGAGACAAGCCCGCCTCTTCTTCCACTGCTCTCAGTACAACGGCAACCTGCAGGAGCTGAAGATTGGAG ATGATGTGGAGTTTGAGGTGTCGTCTGATAGACGCACTGGCAAACCAATTGCGGTGAAGCTGGTAAAAATCAAGGCAGAAATGTTGCCAGAAGAGCGAATTTCTGGGCAGGTGGGGCCTGACTTGCACGCCTCTCCTTTAACTGTGCTGCATGGTTTTATTCATCCA GTAGTGTCAGCTATCCCCTCTCACTTGGACGGGAAGTCTGCACCTGGCCAAGTGCCCACGGGCAGTGTGTGTTATGAGAGAAACGGG GAAGTGTTTTATTTGACCTACACCCCTGACGATATAGAAGGAAATGTAACTTTAGATACCGGCGATAAAGTCAATTTTTACATGGAGTCCAACAAGCA cactGGTGCTGTTAGTGCTCACAACATTGTATTGGTAAAGAAGAAACAGTCAAGATGTCAGGGAGTTGTTTGTGCCACCAAG GAGGCCTTTGGATTCATTGAACGAGGAGATGTTGTGAAGGAGATCTTCTTCCACTACAGTGAGTTTAAAGGAGATCTGGAAGCTCTTCAAGCTGGAGATGATGTGGAATTCAGcattaaagaaagaaat GGCAAGGAAGTGGCCACAGATGTGAGACTGTTGCCTCAGGGTACCGTTATATTTGAGGACATCAGTATTGAGACTTTTGAGGGAACTGTCAACAAGGTTATTCCCAAGGTCCCCAACAAGAATCAG aATGACCCACTGCCTGGGCGAATCAGTGCCAGAATTAATTTCACTGACAAAGAGCTGCTATTCGGTGAGAAGGACAGCAAGTCCAAAGTGACGCTGCTTGAGGGCGACCATGTCCAGTTCAATATATCCACTGACCGTCGTGACAAACTGGAGAGAGCCACAAATATCGACATCCTCCCTGATACCTTCCATTTCACAAAGGAGGCCCGTGAAATG GGTGTGATAGCTGCCATGCGTGATGGTTTCGGCTTCATCAAATGTGTGGACCGTGATGCCCGAATGTTCTTCCATTTCAGCGAAGTTCTGGAAGAGAGCCAACTGCACATTTCTGATGAGGTGGAATTCACTGTAGTCCCT GACATGCTGTCAGCCCAAAGGAACCATGCAGTGCGGATCAAAAAGCTGCCCAAGGGCACAGTGTCGTTCCACACTCAATCTGAGCTGCGTTTTATGGGAGTTGTGGAGAAAGAAGCTGTGCCTGCTACAACCAACAAGAACTCCAGCCCCAGCAAGGGCAAAGAGAAG gtaaaagtTGAAAAG GATGCAGAGGAAGGCTCGATTGCATATGAAGAGAGTGGAGTGAAGAGCACTATTCCCTACTATATTAAAGACCTGGAGGGAGGCGCTTACCCACAGCTTGGAGACAAG GTGGAGTTCTCCATCAGTGAGGTGAAACGCACCGGACAGCAAAGTGCTGTGTCCCTCAAGATCCTTAATCGTGCTGCTGGCACCAAGAGGCTCCTGGGATACATAGCAACACTGAAGGATAACTTCGGCTTCATAGAAACAGCCAATCATGATCAGGAAATTTTCTTCCACTACAG TGAGGTATGTGGGGATGTGGATAACATGGACCTGGGGGATACAGTGGAGTACACTCTCTCCAAGGGCAAAGGAAACAAAATCAGTGCTGAGAAGGTCACCAAAGTTGCAGCTG TGAATGGAGTAGAAGAGGATGCGAGTAATACCATGTTCCTGGGGAAAGTGGTTCGGCCCTTGCGCAGTGTGGACCCCTCTCAGAATGATTATCAAGGCCTTATCGAGATCACAGAGGAAG ACACTTCACCAGGAGTCAGTAAGGGTCAGAGTTATCCGTTCGGCATCGTTGGTATGGCCAATAAAGGTGACTGTCTGCAAAAGGGTGAGATGGTGAAATTTCAGTTGTGTACAGTGGCCCAGACAGGACAAAAGATGGCCTGCAACATTGTCCCTCAGCGTAGAGCCCTGGTGGAGTGCGTCAAAGATCAG TTTGGTTTCATCACATATGAAGTTGGAGAGAGCAAGAAGCTGTTTTTCCACGTCAAGGAGGTTCAAGATGGCCTGGAGCTCCAGGCCGGTGATGAAGTGGAGTTTTCAGTTATCCTGAACCAGCGGACAGGCAAATGCAGTGCCTGCAATGTTCGTAGAGTCAG tGAGGGTCCAAAACCAGTAGCAACACCTCGACCTGACCGACTGGTCAATCGCTTGAAGAGCATCACTCTTGATGACACCAACGCCCCCCGTCTTGTCATTATCAGACAGCCTCGTGGCCCAGATATTCAAAG GGCTTCAATGTAG
- the LOC113102074 gene encoding cold shock domain-containing protein E1-like isoform X6, with amino-acid sequence MSFDPSLLHNNGHGGFANGTSMGIRETGVVEKLLASYGFIQCSERQARLFFHCSQYNGNLQELKIGDDVEFEVSSDRRTGKPIAVKLVKIKAEMLPEERISGQVGPDLHASPLTVLHGFIHPVVSAIPSHLDGKSAPGQVPTGSVCYERNGEVFYLTYTPDDIEGNVTLDTGDKVNFYMESNKHTGAVSAHNIVLVKKKQSRCQGVVCATKEAFGFIERGDVVKEIFFHYSEFKGDLEALQAGDDVEFSIKERNGKEVATDVRLLPQGTVIFEDISIETFEGTVNKVIPKVPNKNQNDPLPGRISARINFTDKELLFGEKDSKSKVTLLEGDHVQFNISTDRRDKLERATNIDILPDTFHFTKEAREMGVIAAMRDGFGFIKCVDRDARMFFHFSEVLEESQLHISDEVEFTVVPDMLSAQRNHAVRIKKLPKGTVSFHTQSELRFMGVVEKEAVPATTNKNSSPSKGKEKVKVEKDAEEGSIAYEESGVKSTIPYYIKDLEGGAYPQLGDKVEFSISEVKRTGQQSAVSLKILNRAAGTKRLLGYIATLKDNFGFIETANHDQEIFFHYSEVCGDVDNMDLGDTVEYTLSKGKGNKISAEKVTKVAAVNGVEEDASNTMFLGKVVRPLRSVDPSQNDYQGLIEITEEDTSPGVSKGQSYPFGIVGMANKGDCLQKGEMVKFQLCTVAQTGQKMACNIVPQRRALVECVKDQFGFITYEVGESKKLFFHVKEVQDGLELQAGDEVEFSVILNQRTGKCSACNVRRVSEGPKPVATPRPDRLVNRLKSITLDDTNAPRLVIIRQPRGPDIQRASM; translated from the exons ATGAGTTTTGACCCCAGTCTGCTGCATAATAATGGCCATGGTGGCTTTGCCAATGGAACGAGCATGGGAATTCGTGAGACTGGAGTGGTTGAAAAACTGCTAGCATCATACGGCTTCATTCAGTGCTCTGAGAGACAAGCCCGCCTCTTCTTCCACTGCTCTCAGTACAACGGCAACCTGCAGGAGCTGAAGATTGGAG ATGATGTGGAGTTTGAGGTGTCGTCTGATAGACGCACTGGCAAACCAATTGCGGTGAAGCTGGTAAAAATCAAGGCAGAAATGTTGCCAGAAGAGCGAATTTCTGGGCAGGTGGGGCCTGACTTGCACGCCTCTCCTTTAACTGTGCTGCATGGTTTTATTCATCCA GTAGTGTCAGCTATCCCCTCTCACTTGGACGGGAAGTCTGCACCTGGCCAAGTGCCCACGGGCAGTGTGTGTTATGAGAGAAACGGG GAAGTGTTTTATTTGACCTACACCCCTGACGATATAGAAGGAAATGTAACTTTAGATACCGGCGATAAAGTCAATTTTTACATGGAGTCCAACAAGCA cactGGTGCTGTTAGTGCTCACAACATTGTATTGGTAAAGAAGAAACAGTCAAGATGTCAGGGAGTTGTTTGTGCCACCAAG GAGGCCTTTGGATTCATTGAACGAGGAGATGTTGTGAAGGAGATCTTCTTCCACTACAGTGAGTTTAAAGGAGATCTGGAAGCTCTTCAAGCTGGAGATGATGTGGAATTCAGcattaaagaaagaaat GGCAAGGAAGTGGCCACAGATGTGAGACTGTTGCCTCAGGGTACCGTTATATTTGAGGACATCAGTATTGAGACTTTTGAGGGAACTGTCAACAAGGTTATTCCCAAGGTCCCCAACAAGAATCAG aATGACCCACTGCCTGGGCGAATCAGTGCCAGAATTAATTTCACTGACAAAGAGCTGCTATTCGGTGAGAAGGACAGCAAGTCCAAAGTGACGCTGCTTGAGGGCGACCATGTCCAGTTCAATATATCCACTGACCGTCGTGACAAACTGGAGAGAGCCACAAATATCGACATCCTCCCTGATACCTTCCATTTCACAAAGGAGGCCCGTGAAATG GGTGTGATAGCTGCCATGCGTGATGGTTTCGGCTTCATCAAATGTGTGGACCGTGATGCCCGAATGTTCTTCCATTTCAGCGAAGTTCTGGAAGAGAGCCAACTGCACATTTCTGATGAGGTGGAATTCACTGTAGTCCCT GACATGCTGTCAGCCCAAAGGAACCATGCAGTGCGGATCAAAAAGCTGCCCAAGGGCACAGTGTCGTTCCACACTCAATCTGAGCTGCGTTTTATGGGAGTTGTGGAGAAAGAAGCTGTGCCTGCTACAACCAACAAGAACTCCAGCCCCAGCAAGGGCAAAGAGAAG gtaaaagtTGAAAAG GATGCAGAGGAAGGCTCGATTGCATATGAAGAGAGTGGAGTGAAGAGCACTATTCCCTACTATATTAAAGACCTGGAGGGAGGCGCTTACCCACAGCTTGGAGACAAG GTGGAGTTCTCCATCAGTGAGGTGAAACGCACCGGACAGCAAAGTGCTGTGTCCCTCAAGATCCTTAATCGTGCTGCTGGCACCAAGAGGCTCCTGGGATACATAGCAACACTGAAGGATAACTTCGGCTTCATAGAAACAGCCAATCATGATCAGGAAATTTTCTTCCACTACAG TGAGGTATGTGGGGATGTGGATAACATGGACCTGGGGGATACAGTGGAGTACACTCTCTCCAAGGGCAAAGGAAACAAAATCAGTGCTGAGAAGGTCACCAAAGTTGCAGCTG TGAATGGAGTAGAAGAGGATGCGAGTAATACCATGTTCCTGGGGAAAGTGGTTCGGCCCTTGCGCAGTGTGGACCCCTCTCAGAATGATTATCAAGGCCTTATCGAGATCACAGAGGAAG ACACTTCACCAGGAGTCAGTAAGGGTCAGAGTTATCCGTTCGGCATCGTTGGTATGGCCAATAAAGGTGACTGTCTGCAAAAGGGTGAGATGGTGAAATTTCAGTTGTGTACAGTGGCCCAGACAGGACAAAAGATGGCCTGCAACATTGTCCCTCAGCGTAGAGCCCTGGTGGAGTGCGTCAAAGATCAG TTTGGTTTCATCACATATGAAGTTGGAGAGAGCAAGAAGCTGTTTTTCCACGTCAAGGAGGTTCAAGATGGCCTGGAGCTCCAGGCCGGTGATGAAGTGGAGTTTTCAGTTATCCTGAACCAGCGGACAGGCAAATGCAGTGCCTGCAATGTTCGTAGAGTCAG tGAGGGTCCAAAACCAGTAGCAACACCTCGACCTGACCGACTGGTCAATCGCTTGAAGAGCATCACTCTTGATGACACCAACGCCCCCCGTCTTGTCATTATCAGACAGCCTCGTGGCCCAGATATTCAAAG GGCTTCAATGTAG